From a region of the Marinomonas mediterranea MMB-1 genome:
- a CDS encoding sn-glycerol-3-phosphate import ATP-binding protein UgpC, with protein MSDVVLNNIGKTYPNGYQAIPSVDLTIEEGEFIVLVGPSGCGKSTLLRMVAGLETITQGDLLIKGKRVNEKEPADRDIAMVFQNYALYPHMTVYGNMAYGLKNRGVSKSEIETKVNNVATMLGLEALLERKPRQLSGGQRQRVAMGRAMVRNPAAFLFDEPLSNLDAKLRVQMRVEIRELQRKLGTTTLYVTHDQVEAMTLADRLVVLNKGKAEQIGSPMELYEAPQTTFVASFIGSPSMNLIPATMEEGRLRVNDQVSLPCPFHYQGSVIWGIRPEHLAWVSEEEASFSATVKAIESLGAETLIYANLETHSGGETLVIRMPGAHNPHIGERIWLKAPTEKWHAFDSLTQQRVE; from the coding sequence ATGTCGGACGTTGTATTAAATAATATCGGTAAAACGTACCCTAACGGCTATCAGGCGATACCCAGTGTGGATCTTACTATCGAGGAAGGTGAGTTTATTGTGCTCGTCGGCCCCTCAGGTTGTGGAAAGTCAACCTTGCTTCGTATGGTGGCAGGACTTGAAACGATTACGCAAGGCGACTTGTTGATTAAAGGGAAACGTGTAAACGAGAAGGAGCCTGCTGATCGCGATATTGCCATGGTATTTCAAAACTATGCGTTATATCCGCACATGACCGTGTACGGCAATATGGCTTATGGTTTGAAGAACCGAGGTGTTTCTAAAAGTGAAATAGAGACCAAGGTCAATAACGTTGCAACCATGCTGGGGCTGGAAGCCTTGTTAGAGCGTAAACCTCGCCAATTATCTGGCGGGCAAAGACAACGTGTGGCGATGGGAAGGGCGATGGTGCGTAACCCTGCTGCGTTCTTATTCGATGAACCCTTGTCAAACCTTGACGCTAAGCTGCGTGTGCAAATGCGCGTCGAAATTCGTGAATTGCAACGTAAGTTAGGTACAACTACGCTATACGTGACCCATGACCAAGTGGAAGCGATGACATTAGCCGATCGTTTGGTGGTACTGAACAAGGGGAAGGCAGAGCAAATTGGGTCACCAATGGAGTTGTATGAAGCGCCGCAAACAACGTTTGTTGCGTCATTTATTGGCTCTCCATCCATGAATTTGATTCCAGCAACGATGGAAGAGGGGCGATTGCGAGTAAATGATCAGGTGTCATTACCTTGCCCTTTTCACTATCAAGGTAGTGTGATTTGGGGCATTCGACCAGAACATCTCGCATGGGTATCTGAAGAGGAAGCAAGTTTTAGTGCTACGGTGAAAGCGATCGAATCCTTGGGTGCTGAAACGCTTATTTATGCGAATTTGGAGACTCATTCGGGCGGAGAAACACTGGTGATTCGAATGCCGGGCGCGCATAATCCACACATTGGCGAACGTATCTGGTTAAAAGCACCGACTGAAAAATGGCATGCGTTCGATTCGCTTACTCAACAACGTGTGGAATAA
- the ugpE gene encoding sn-glycerol-3-phosphate ABC transporter permease UgpE, whose amino-acid sequence MIENRPWLTFVSHLSLLLGIAMVALPVWVALVASTHASDAFGAGHIPLWFGDQGHENWSQVLFSKAGNGIDVPVWYMMINSFIMALGITIGKLAISIISAYAIVFFRFPFRGLAFWTIFITLMLPVEVRIVPTYEVIAKLDMLDSYTGLILPLIASATATFLFRQCFMTVPGELVEAARIDGAGPIRFFFDILLPLSRTNIAALFVIMFIYGWNQYLWPLIVTTDDAYYTLVMSIKRMLSVEQGEVEWNKVMVTTLLAMLPPILVVVGMQKLFVKGLVDAEK is encoded by the coding sequence ATGATTGAGAACCGTCCTTGGTTGACTTTTGTTAGCCACCTTTCGTTGTTATTGGGTATTGCTATGGTGGCATTGCCTGTCTGGGTGGCGCTTGTCGCGTCGACGCATGCTTCTGATGCCTTTGGGGCTGGCCACATACCTCTTTGGTTTGGGGATCAGGGGCATGAAAATTGGTCACAGGTTTTATTTTCTAAAGCTGGTAACGGAATTGATGTGCCCGTTTGGTACATGATGATCAACTCTTTCATCATGGCGTTAGGCATTACGATTGGTAAGCTGGCGATTTCTATTATTTCTGCCTACGCGATCGTATTTTTTCGATTTCCGTTTAGAGGATTAGCCTTCTGGACGATCTTCATTACCCTCATGTTACCTGTTGAAGTACGCATCGTTCCGACTTACGAGGTCATTGCGAAACTCGATATGCTAGACAGTTATACGGGATTGATTTTGCCGTTGATTGCGAGTGCGACTGCTACCTTCTTATTCAGACAGTGCTTTATGACGGTGCCGGGTGAGTTGGTCGAAGCGGCAAGAATAGACGGTGCCGGGCCGATACGATTTTTCTTCGATATTTTATTGCCGCTGTCACGAACAAACATCGCAGCACTGTTCGTGATTATGTTTATTTATGGTTGGAACCAGTATTTGTGGCCGTTAATTGTGACGACAGACGATGCGTATTATACCTTGGTCATGAGTATTAAGCGTATGTTGTCGGTGGAGCAGGGCGAGGTGGAGTGGAATAAGGTCATGGTGACAACCTTGTTGGCTATGTTACCTCCTATTTTGGTGGTTGTGGGTATGCAAAAATTATTTGTTAAAGGCTTGGTAGACGCGGAGAAGTAA
- the ugpA gene encoding sn-glycerol-3-phosphate ABC transporter permease UgpA gives MTVSFPQKKLPYLLLLPQLVVTFIFFLWPAEQAFEQALYQEDAFGLSREFVGLDNFIYIFNDPQYYTSIGVTMVFSFSVAFLGIAIALWLAVMADRVIRGQIVYQTLLVWPYAVAPALAGVLWWILLDPSIGPVALWLKTIGVQWNHFLNGNQAMTLVVLSATWKQISYNFLFFLAGLQAIPRSLIEAAAIDGASPLKRFWTIVFPLLSPTSFFLLVVNLVYAFFDTFGIIDATTQGGPGVSTATMVYKVFNDGFIGLDLGSSAAQSVVLMALVGVMTVIQFRYIERKVEY, from the coding sequence ATGACCGTATCTTTCCCTCAAAAAAAATTGCCGTACCTACTCTTATTGCCTCAGTTGGTCGTAACCTTCATCTTTTTCTTGTGGCCTGCTGAGCAAGCTTTTGAGCAAGCGCTCTATCAAGAAGATGCCTTTGGGTTAAGTCGAGAATTTGTCGGCTTAGACAACTTTATTTATATTTTTAATGACCCTCAGTATTACACATCGATTGGCGTCACCATGGTGTTCAGTTTTTCGGTCGCCTTTTTGGGCATCGCGATTGCCTTGTGGTTAGCCGTCATGGCTGATCGAGTTATACGTGGCCAAATTGTGTATCAAACGCTGTTGGTTTGGCCATATGCCGTGGCGCCGGCGCTTGCGGGTGTGCTGTGGTGGATTCTACTTGATCCAAGTATCGGCCCGGTCGCATTGTGGCTGAAGACCATTGGTGTTCAATGGAATCACTTTCTAAATGGTAATCAGGCGATGACGCTTGTGGTGCTGTCCGCCACATGGAAGCAAATTAGTTACAACTTCTTATTTTTCCTCGCAGGCTTGCAAGCGATTCCTCGCTCTTTGATTGAAGCTGCTGCGATCGACGGAGCGAGTCCATTGAAACGATTCTGGACCATTGTCTTTCCGTTGTTATCTCCAACCAGCTTTTTCTTACTGGTGGTGAATTTAGTGTACGCCTTCTTCGATACCTTTGGGATTATTGATGCCACGACACAAGGCGGCCCTGGTGTGAGTACGGCAACTATGGTTTATAAAGTATTTAATGACGGCTTTATCGGCCTAGACCTTGGCAGTTCAGCCGCTCAATCTGTGGTCCTGATGGCACTGGTCGGAGTTATGACCGTGATTCAATTTCGATACATTGAACGTAAGGTGGAGTACTAA
- the ugpB gene encoding sn-glycerol-3-phosphate ABC transporter substrate-binding protein UgpB, which produces MRKSTLVSIAVGMAVSGSSIAATQIEWWHAMGGANGEKVNEIAAGFNAAQDAYEVKPVYKGNYSETMTSAIAAFRAKKQPHIVQVFEVGTASMMAAEGAVYPVYKLMRENGQAFNKDDYLSSVTGYYSDEEGNMLSMPFNSSTPVLYYNKELFAKAGVQAPSTWEQVEATSKKLMDNGVKCGFTTSWQSWVQLENFSARHNVPFASKANGFAGTDTELMLNGPVQVAHISKLGEWQQNGIFSYGGRRSDSAPKFYSQECAMFMQSSAGYAGIRRNAKFEFGVAPLPYWKKDISTPKNTIIGGASLWVLQGKKTEEYKGVASFLSYLSRADVQADWHQFSGYLPITHAAYDLTKGQGFYTANPGTETGVIQMTSGKPTENSKGLRLGNFVQIRDIINEELEGVWSGQKDAQTALDDAKKRGDVLLRKFEKATK; this is translated from the coding sequence ATGCGTAAATCAACATTGGTGTCGATCGCAGTTGGTATGGCAGTATCAGGCTCAAGTATCGCAGCTACTCAAATTGAGTGGTGGCATGCTATGGGTGGTGCAAATGGCGAAAAAGTAAATGAAATTGCGGCTGGCTTTAATGCTGCGCAAGATGCATACGAAGTGAAGCCTGTCTATAAAGGTAACTACTCAGAAACGATGACGTCTGCGATTGCTGCGTTCCGTGCGAAAAAACAACCTCATATTGTGCAAGTATTTGAAGTGGGCACAGCAAGTATGATGGCTGCGGAAGGCGCGGTGTACCCAGTTTATAAATTGATGCGTGAGAATGGTCAAGCATTCAATAAAGATGACTACCTAAGCTCGGTAACAGGCTACTACTCAGATGAAGAAGGCAACATGCTTTCTATGCCTTTCAACAGCTCAACGCCTGTTTTGTACTATAACAAAGAGTTGTTTGCTAAAGCGGGTGTTCAGGCGCCTTCTACTTGGGAGCAAGTTGAAGCGACCTCTAAGAAGCTTATGGATAATGGCGTGAAGTGTGGCTTTACGACCTCTTGGCAGTCTTGGGTTCAACTTGAGAACTTCAGCGCTCGACATAACGTTCCTTTTGCTTCTAAAGCGAATGGTTTCGCGGGTACGGATACAGAGTTGATGTTGAATGGCCCTGTTCAAGTAGCGCACATCTCTAAATTAGGTGAATGGCAGCAAAATGGTATTTTCAGCTATGGTGGACGCCGTAGTGATTCAGCTCCTAAGTTTTACAGTCAAGAATGTGCGATGTTTATGCAGTCTTCTGCAGGTTACGCAGGTATCCGCCGTAACGCCAAATTTGAATTTGGTGTAGCACCGCTTCCATACTGGAAAAAAGACATTTCGACGCCTAAGAATACCATCATAGGCGGCGCGTCTCTTTGGGTTCTTCAAGGTAAGAAAACGGAAGAATACAAAGGCGTAGCATCATTCTTAAGCTACTTATCTCGTGCTGATGTTCAAGCGGATTGGCACCAATTCTCTGGTTACTTGCCGATCACTCATGCGGCCTACGATCTAACTAAGGGTCAGGGTTTCTATACTGCAAATCCAGGTACTGAAACAGGTGTTATTCAGATGACGTCTGGTAAACCAACTGAGAACTCGAAAGGTCTTCGTTTGGGTAACTTCGTTCAAATTCGCGATATTATTAACGAAGAACTTGAAGGCGTTTGGTCTGGTCAGAAAGACGCTCAGACAGCATTGGATGATGCGAAAAAACGCGGTGATGTATTGCTACGTAAGTTTGAAAAAGCCACTAAATAA
- a CDS encoding Hpt domain-containing protein, with translation MTSTAKQFDYHDFKWRLGENTELMKVVVSEFLNEAYSFLEAIEDEVTAKNWNQVAPLAHKVKGASSEVSSLYLPSLAKKLELAARDELVDEVLLYKADLKKHFDALAEEMRVEFDL, from the coding sequence ATGACGAGCACAGCAAAACAATTTGATTACCATGATTTTAAGTGGAGGTTAGGCGAAAATACCGAACTAATGAAAGTGGTTGTCTCCGAATTTTTGAATGAGGCTTATTCTTTTCTGGAGGCGATTGAAGACGAGGTAACCGCGAAAAATTGGAATCAGGTCGCTCCTCTTGCCCATAAAGTAAAAGGTGCGAGCTCTGAGGTATCGAGCCTTTATCTGCCTAGTTTAGCAAAAAAGTTAGAGCTTGCAGCCAGAGACGAGTTGGTTGACGAGGTACTATTGTACAAGGCAGATTTAAAGAAACACTTTGACGCACTTGCAGAGGAAATGCGGGTAGAGTTCGACCTTTAA
- a CDS encoding ATP-binding protein, with translation MLKTLRVVLASSVLYFLLGFLGQYFSISPEYAAIVWPATGFAVIAVLMFGNRALFGLVLGDFLLNLYVSAINYGSSSVGLSLCIALGVLVQAKVAQHFTKNFYKRAFSDARYTLKFIVIAGPISCLISSLVATFSLRFFGFIEPQSLFINWFQWWLGEVIGVAFLVPWVAISFSKFSGTRFSNPRQIASAFVFITVLTVFASYLIYEAEYTKQQTEFNDNAKFSAATLKRRAEGSISAISSIASYVKGSENVTPDEFETFARETLKYENSMQGLSLNLVISGDEIEALEARFSPYYDNTSFIVTRRSASGNLVPVTPSERHVVVSYIYPLQENQRALGYDVYSQADRRYALDKAREIDTAFPTPALDLVQNDLAVLLFFPIFLKNEQNEAFLYAYATAALRVKELTELAITQSQLVSSEFYLVDRKADGSPYILIRQGESYSDASKLLEDEKNGLIQTVYSADIPIGGHTWRMIKINRNSFIHPPWNLHTAIAGGFLISGLVAWLIILIYSHTAQIEHQVLERTRALSKSNESLSQSREKLRLAKAEAEEANRAKSDFLANMSHEIRTPLNGVIGSLTLVLQSASIAKEQRGLLDISRQSALTLLEIINDILDLSKIEAGNLILDRKPVSLTELTKETGELLRAKALEKGLVFNIPSTPLPAIEVIGDPLRIRQILLNLLGNALKFTHEGEVNLAIRARFENEKYWLSMAVSDTGIGLSEEQKRQLFQRFKQADSSTTRLYGGTGLGLSICKEIAALMDGEIHVESELGSGSTFTFEAPFDGRVLFEPVRSLNYQSVVVCVSNNTLANYLASIFEYWKAPNIRVEVQPELENILSKGSTLIVIDEEIWGQWQGDWSSLATPDLSEGTDKLAGVIVLCAKELKTTNTIGVNQMSLLKPVQESVLWDSICLLDRKDQSTRSQSSESMKRTELSGDVLLVEDNHTNQIVGKGIIGLFGVSVDIAQNGQEALEKVQDKKYQLIFMDCQMPVMDGYEATREIRKLPVDSATSASVPIVALSANAMKGDDEKCIQAGMNGHVAKPISKTRIEEVLEQWLRSGDEEQV, from the coding sequence ATGTTAAAGACGTTACGAGTTGTTCTCGCTTCTTCTGTACTGTATTTCTTGCTGGGTTTTCTCGGGCAGTATTTTTCAATATCGCCTGAGTACGCAGCTATTGTGTGGCCAGCCACTGGCTTTGCTGTCATTGCCGTATTGATGTTTGGCAACCGAGCACTATTTGGATTAGTGCTCGGTGACTTTTTATTGAACTTGTATGTTTCTGCCATTAACTATGGGAGCAGTTCTGTTGGGTTGTCGTTGTGTATCGCCTTGGGTGTGCTCGTTCAAGCTAAGGTCGCGCAGCACTTCACAAAGAACTTTTACAAAAGAGCGTTTTCGGATGCACGCTATACGCTCAAATTCATTGTCATTGCTGGCCCTATTTCTTGTCTCATCAGTTCTCTGGTGGCCACCTTTTCTTTGCGCTTTTTTGGTTTCATTGAACCTCAGTCTCTTTTTATCAACTGGTTCCAGTGGTGGTTGGGAGAGGTTATTGGGGTTGCATTTTTAGTACCTTGGGTCGCGATTTCTTTTTCTAAATTTTCGGGGACGCGTTTTTCTAATCCAAGGCAAATTGCCAGTGCGTTTGTTTTTATTACGGTCTTAACGGTCTTTGCCTCGTATTTGATTTATGAGGCGGAATACACCAAGCAACAAACTGAGTTCAATGACAATGCGAAATTTTCAGCGGCGACGTTAAAGAGACGAGCGGAAGGTTCTATTAGCGCCATTAGCTCGATAGCGAGTTATGTTAAAGGCAGTGAAAATGTTACTCCTGACGAGTTCGAAACGTTTGCTCGGGAAACCCTAAAATACGAAAATTCAATGCAAGGTCTGTCGTTGAATTTAGTGATCAGTGGCGATGAAATTGAGGCTTTAGAGGCGCGATTCTCCCCATATTACGACAATACATCATTTATTGTGACGCGACGCAGTGCGTCAGGAAATCTCGTTCCGGTTACGCCGTCAGAGCGGCATGTTGTTGTGTCTTATATTTATCCTTTACAAGAGAACCAACGAGCGTTGGGATACGATGTGTACTCTCAAGCCGACCGACGGTATGCGTTGGATAAAGCGAGAGAGATCGATACAGCATTTCCAACGCCTGCTTTGGATCTGGTGCAAAATGACTTGGCTGTGTTGCTATTTTTCCCCATCTTCTTGAAAAATGAGCAAAATGAAGCGTTTCTTTATGCTTATGCGACGGCGGCGCTTAGGGTAAAAGAACTAACAGAATTGGCGATTACGCAAAGTCAGCTGGTAAGTTCTGAATTCTATTTAGTGGATCGAAAAGCGGATGGTTCACCCTATATTTTAATCCGTCAGGGAGAGAGCTATTCAGATGCAAGTAAGCTGTTGGAGGATGAAAAGAACGGTCTGATCCAAACGGTTTATTCTGCCGATATTCCGATTGGTGGTCATACGTGGCGAATGATCAAAATTAATAGGAATTCCTTTATTCACCCTCCTTGGAATTTACATACGGCCATTGCAGGCGGTTTTCTTATTTCTGGCCTTGTCGCTTGGCTGATTATCTTAATTTACAGTCATACCGCCCAAATTGAGCACCAAGTTTTAGAACGGACTAGAGCTTTAAGTAAAAGCAATGAATCCTTGAGTCAATCACGTGAAAAACTAAGGCTCGCAAAGGCGGAAGCGGAAGAGGCGAATCGTGCTAAAAGTGATTTCTTAGCGAATATGAGCCATGAAATCCGTACTCCCCTCAATGGCGTCATAGGGTCTCTTACCCTTGTTCTTCAAAGCGCTTCAATTGCTAAAGAGCAAAGAGGGTTATTGGACATATCGCGACAAAGTGCATTGACCTTGTTGGAGATCATTAATGACATATTAGATTTGTCGAAGATAGAGGCGGGTAACCTTATTTTGGATCGGAAACCTGTTTCTCTCACGGAGCTTACTAAAGAAACGGGCGAGCTACTTAGAGCAAAAGCGCTTGAAAAAGGTCTTGTGTTTAATATTCCTTCTACTCCGCTTCCTGCGATCGAAGTGATTGGTGATCCGCTTCGGATTCGACAAATCCTTCTTAACTTGCTGGGCAATGCGTTGAAGTTTACCCATGAAGGGGAAGTCAATTTAGCCATTCGCGCCAGATTTGAAAACGAGAAATATTGGCTCTCTATGGCCGTTTCTGACACTGGCATTGGGCTCTCAGAGGAGCAAAAGAGGCAACTTTTTCAACGTTTTAAACAGGCTGATAGTTCTACCACTCGACTGTATGGTGGCACAGGGTTGGGTTTATCGATTTGTAAGGAAATTGCGGCCTTGATGGACGGAGAAATACATGTAGAGAGTGAACTTGGTAGCGGTTCAACGTTTACCTTTGAAGCCCCTTTTGATGGGCGAGTTCTTTTTGAACCCGTGCGATCACTGAACTATCAGTCGGTTGTTGTTTGTGTGTCTAACAATACGCTGGCGAATTACCTTGCCAGTATTTTTGAGTATTGGAAAGCGCCCAATATTCGTGTCGAAGTTCAGCCTGAACTTGAAAACATTCTTTCGAAAGGGTCTACACTGATTGTTATCGATGAAGAAATATGGGGGCAATGGCAAGGTGATTGGTCGAGTCTAGCGACACCTGATTTGTCTGAAGGCACGGATAAGTTGGCTGGGGTAATTGTGCTTTGTGCCAAAGAGCTGAAAACAACCAATACGATAGGGGTTAATCAGATGTCACTGTTAAAGCCAGTGCAAGAAAGTGTACTTTGGGACAGCATTTGTTTATTAGACCGTAAAGATCAATCGACGCGTTCTCAGAGCAGCGAAAGTATGAAGCGCACCGAGTTAAGTGGAGATGTATTGTTAGTAGAGGATAACCATACGAATCAAATCGTAGGTAAGGGAATTATTGGCTTGTTTGGAGTATCAGTCGATATCGCCCAGAATGGTCAAGAGGCGTTGGAAAAAGTGCAGGATAAAAAATATCAGCTTATTTTTATGGATTGTCAGATGCCCGTGATGGATGGATACGAAGCCACAAGGGAGATCAGAAAGCTACCAGTAGACAGCGCTACAAGTGCGTCCGTCCCCATCGTAGCATTGAGTGCTAATGCGATGAAAGGAGACGATGAGAAGTGCATTCAGGCAGGAATGAATGGTCACGTAGCTAAGCCAATTTCGAAAACGAGAATAGAGGAAGTACTAGAGCAATGGCTACGATCTGGCGATGAGGAGCAGGTATGA
- a CDS encoding type VI secretion system Vgr family protein has protein sequence MDFSVSDIRQKFKEYGAADASQYFLSLADLPQDQFMVLSFALDEWGFNQGYQITVKVVSVEAIDVALVMNKKARFHVFSNGMLRPVHGLVSACRLTGTLTTGFTEYTLTISSVLSLLAEQQHNRVFTDKSALNIAKDVLKQDLNGVAQVEAQCSDTEVLSLCIQYQESDLDFVIRILAKEGVFLNVIQGEGLTQVQLCDRVTQTSQSDSALVLPLLENIGAAKERDHIYKLDSHARRMPTSLELNDSYPWHSQNLLVNESVNAHSSDESSSLKTELWALNYSTPNKGKQLAKRFLMAKESQHNYFLFESNCRTIAPGVLVDVLSPSGDAAGQYRVLEVSLSGSQGDLIANGSDSNSKGFRCRFIAVKADSEFTPEFVPRAPVHLALSAMTTSELDDKGCYRIRFGFDRRSESEGASSPPIRLAQPLGGKEQGMHFPLAIGTLVSVQFENGDIERPIIQGCIQSQDSVVLVNSENANHNMIQTRGGHSLLFDDSSDNEKIQLATPDQKNSLVLDASSNGHRVSLDSSEGDIQLSAGKSTLIKSGEAQTYEAGQNFSINANTTFEVMTQESDVVIQSATTLEQTSAQSMRLQSREGAVSITSEGAMSMQTANGLNQIVDEGNYQIQVQDGSYQLSTENGITLNSQGSTISLTQGDAAIELNGSGSLVLSGSQIEISADSVSVKGGSIANN, from the coding sequence ATGGACTTTTCTGTTTCCGATATAAGGCAAAAATTTAAAGAGTATGGTGCTGCTGATGCGAGTCAATACTTCTTGTCTCTTGCAGACCTTCCACAAGATCAGTTTATGGTGTTGTCATTTGCACTTGATGAGTGGGGGTTTAATCAGGGCTACCAAATTACGGTAAAGGTCGTGAGTGTTGAGGCGATTGATGTCGCGCTGGTGATGAATAAAAAGGCTAGGTTCCACGTTTTCAGTAATGGGATGTTACGTCCTGTTCATGGCCTAGTGTCCGCGTGTCGGCTGACGGGAACTTTAACGACAGGGTTTACGGAATATACTCTGACTATCTCATCGGTCTTATCGTTATTGGCGGAACAACAGCACAACCGAGTCTTTACTGACAAGAGTGCATTAAACATCGCGAAAGACGTTCTAAAGCAAGATTTAAATGGCGTTGCTCAGGTCGAGGCGCAATGCTCTGATACAGAGGTTTTGTCACTTTGTATTCAGTATCAAGAAAGCGATCTAGACTTTGTTATCCGAATTTTAGCGAAAGAAGGCGTGTTTCTGAATGTCATACAAGGAGAAGGGCTAACGCAAGTTCAGTTGTGTGACCGAGTGACGCAAACGTCGCAAAGTGACAGCGCATTAGTCTTGCCGCTATTAGAAAATATCGGCGCAGCAAAAGAGCGTGATCACATCTATAAGTTAGACAGCCATGCTAGAAGAATGCCGACTAGCCTAGAGTTGAATGATTCCTACCCTTGGCATAGTCAGAATCTCCTTGTGAACGAATCGGTCAACGCTCATTCGTCGGATGAGAGCAGCTCGCTTAAAACGGAACTTTGGGCGTTGAACTATTCGACGCCGAATAAAGGCAAGCAACTTGCTAAACGTTTTTTAATGGCAAAAGAGAGCCAGCATAATTACTTTCTGTTTGAATCAAATTGCCGAACCATTGCTCCAGGCGTCTTGGTCGATGTACTAAGCCCATCGGGAGACGCCGCAGGTCAATACCGCGTTTTGGAAGTGTCGCTTTCAGGTTCTCAAGGTGATTTGATTGCCAACGGTTCTGATTCCAATTCAAAAGGGTTTCGCTGTCGATTCATTGCCGTCAAGGCAGATTCAGAATTCACACCTGAATTTGTTCCTCGTGCACCAGTGCACTTAGCGCTGAGTGCGATGACAACCAGTGAGCTTGACGACAAAGGTTGTTACCGAATTCGATTTGGGTTTGATCGACGATCAGAGTCAGAGGGCGCATCAAGTCCCCCAATACGGCTCGCTCAGCCGCTGGGTGGGAAAGAGCAGGGGATGCATTTCCCTCTTGCTATTGGCACCCTTGTTTCTGTGCAGTTTGAGAATGGAGACATAGAGCGCCCAATCATTCAAGGTTGTATTCAATCGCAGGACTCGGTTGTGTTGGTGAACAGTGAGAATGCCAATCACAATATGATCCAAACTCGTGGGGGACACTCTCTACTATTTGACGATAGTAGCGACAATGAAAAAATTCAGTTGGCCACACCCGACCAGAAAAATTCGCTCGTACTCGATGCTTCGAGCAACGGTCATCGCGTTTCTCTTGATTCGAGCGAGGGAGATATCCAGCTCAGTGCTGGCAAATCTACATTGATTAAAAGTGGAGAGGCGCAGACCTATGAAGCAGGACAAAACTTCTCTATTAATGCTAACACCACGTTTGAAGTGATGACGCAAGAGTCCGACGTTGTGATCCAATCCGCCACGACGCTCGAACAAACATCCGCTCAAAGTATGCGATTGCAAAGCCGTGAAGGTGCTGTATCCATTACCAGTGAAGGTGCCATGTCGATGCAAACTGCGAATGGTTTAAATCAAATTGTGGACGAAGGTAATTATCAAATCCAAGTTCAAGATGGCAGTTATCAGCTCTCAACGGAAAATGGCATCACGCTAAATAGCCAAGGCTCGACGATTAGCTTAACCCAAGGCGACGCTGCTATTGAGCTGAATGGCTCGGGTAGTCTTGTCTTAAGTGGCTCTCAAATTGAAATAAGTGCCGACAGTGTGTCAGTCAAAGGGGGAAGCATCGCCAACAATTAA